Proteins encoded together in one Musa acuminata AAA Group cultivar baxijiao chromosome BXJ3-6, Cavendish_Baxijiao_AAA, whole genome shotgun sequence window:
- the LOC135640839 gene encoding transcription factor bHLH30-like isoform X2 → MATEEVKDASSLEEMQVLLMLLTLPYHGVLLRFILSAQLTLSSLKPVLGKISSYSYSPAGSTEAGSGVGLNRFLRAQGSASSSLFGTIHAELGRLTAQEIMDAKALAASKSHSEAERRRRERINGHLAKLRSMLPNTTKTDKASLLAEVIQHVKELKRQTTEITEESPLPTEVDELTVDSTCDEDGKFIVRASLCCEDRPDLLPDLINALKALRLRVLKAEITTVGGRVKNVLAISEEQNSGDDDHQRLVTAIQEALKAVVEQTAKHDPSAGGTKRQRTASFPTIIEHSSI, encoded by the exons ATGGCTACGGAGGAGGTGAAGGATGCTTCTTCTCTGGAGGAGATGCAAGTGCTGCTGATGCTGTTAACCCTGCCCTACCATGGTGTCTTACTTCGATTCATTCTATCAGCCCAGCTCACCCTCAGTTCGCTGAAACCAGTTCTGGGCAAGATCAGCAGCTATTCAT ATTCGCCAGCAGGATCAACGGAAGCTGGTAGCGGTGTGGGCTTGAATAGATTTCTGCGAGCACAAGGTTCggcttcttcctctctctttgGGACCATTCATGCAGAGTTAGGGAGGTTGACTGCCCAGGAAATCATGGATGCCAAGGCCTTAGCTGCGTCCAAGAGCCACAGCGAGGCCGAGCGCAGGCGCCGCGAGCGCATCAATGGCCATCTTGCCAAGTTGCGGAGCATGCTCCCAAACACCACCAAG ACGGATAAGGCATCATTGCTAGCGGAGGTCATCCAGCATGTGAAGGAGCTGAAGCGGCAGACGACGGAGATCACCGAAGAAAGCCCGCTGCCTACCGAAGTCGACGAACTCACCGTCGACTCCACATGCGACGAAGATGGCAAGTTCATCGTCAGAGCATCGTTGTGTTGCGAAGACCGACCCGACCTGCTTCCGGACCTCATCAATGCCCTCAAAGCGCTGCGGCTTCGCGTCCTCAAGGCGGAGATCACCACGGTCGGCGGCCGCGTAAAGAACGTCCTTGCCATCTCCGAGGAACAAAACTCGGGCGATGACGACCATCAGCGGTTGGTAACAGCCATTCAGGAAGCCCTAAAGGCCGTCGTGGAGCAGACGGCGAAGCACGATCCCTCAGCTGGTGGAACGAAACGACAGCGGACGGCCAGTTTCCCTACCATAATCGAACACAGCTCCATTTAA
- the LOC135641655 gene encoding aspartyl protease APCB1-like, whose protein sequence is MERETERPPPPQLHGVVIISLPPPDNPFKGKTITAFTLSDDAPPPLPHVPPAARSPLTRAARRSLLSPRSAAAAVLGASLLLFSLWICLFSEAPMQLLDEPSREEDGRRQEEERSFLFPLYPKSGGRALREVGGVKLGSISRKRKQSGKMETYASANSSTVLPIGGNLFPDGQYYTTLFVGSSPRPYYLDVDTGSDLTWIQCDAPCASCAKGPHPLYKPRKGNLVLPKDSLCLEVQKNQNNHYCDSCHQCDYEIEYADHSSSMGVLATDEMHLIAANGDRAKLNFVFGCAYDQQGQLLVSPAKTDGILGLSSSRISLASQLESQGIISNVIGHCIKRDADGGGYLFLGDDYVPRWGMTLIPRQNDLTNFYRAKVLKINYGGKQVIGGKRGYAIPVIFDTGSSYTYFPVEAYRKLITSLKTISNIFVQDSSDLTMPICWRANFPVRSFKDVKHFFQPLTLQFEKRWWIMSRSFTIPPEGYLMISNKGNVCLGILNGTEVHDGSTIILGDISLRGKLIVYDNVQRTIGWTHSDCNNPQKATGFPFFF, encoded by the exons ATGGAGAGGGAGACAGAGCGGCCTCCTCCGCCGCAGCTCCATGGCGTCGTCATCATCTCCCTTCCGCCTCCCGACAACCCCTTCAAGGGCAAGACCATCACGGCCTTCACCCTCTCCGACGACGCCCCACCGCCACTACCACATGTCCCCCCCGCCGCTCGATCCCCCCTCACGCGGGCGGCACGCCGTTCTCTTCTCTCTCCCAggagcgccgccgccgccgtcctcGGCGCCTCgcttctcctcttctccctctggATCTGCCTCTTTTCCGAGGCTCCCATGCAGCTGCTCGACGAACCCTCGAGGGAGGAGGATGGCCGCCGGCAGGAGGAGGAACGTTCCTTTTTGTTCCCACTCTACCCCAAATCTGGCGGCCGGGCCCTTCGCGAGGTGGGGGGTGTGAAATTGGGCTCTATTTCGCGGAAGAGGAAGCAGAGTGGCAAGATGGAGACGTATGCGTCAGCAAATTCTTCCACTGTGCTTCCTATCGGCGGCAATCTTTTCCCAGACGG ACAGTATTACACAACtctttttgttgggagttcaccaAGACCTTATTATCTTGATGTGGATACTGGGAGTGACTTGACATGGATTCAGTGTGATGCTCCATGCGCTAGTTGTGCCAAG GGACCTCATCCCCTATACAAGCCCAGAAAAGGAAATCTTGTTTTGCCCAAGGATTCTTTGTGCTTGGAAGTGCAAAAAAATCAGAACAACCATTATTGTGATTCTTGCCATCAGTGTGACTATGAGATTGAATATGCTGATCATAGTTCTTCCATGGGTGTCCTTGCAACAGATGAAATGCACCTTATTGCTGCAAATGGTGACAGGGCAAAGTTGAATTTTGTTTTTGG GTGTGCTTATGATCAACAAGGCCAACTTTTAGTCTCTCCTGCGAAAACAGATGGGATCCTTGGTCTCAGCAGTTCCAGGATAAGTCTGGCTTCTCAATTGGAAAGTCAAGGAATCATAAGCAATGTCATCGGTCATTGCATAAAACGTGATGCTGATGGTGGTGGATACTTGTTTTTAGGTGATGATTATGTTCCTCGATGGGGCATGACTTTGATACCCAGGCAAAATGACCTTAC AAACTTCTATCGTGCAaaggttttgaaaataaattatgGAGGCAAACAAGTCATCGGGGGAAAGAGGGGATATGCTATCCCCGTAATATTTGATACTGGCAGCTCCTACACTTACTTTCCTGTTGAAGCATATAGGAAGCTCATCACTTCT TTGAAGACAATATCCAATATTTTTGTCCAAGATTCCTCAGATCTGACAATGCCAATCTGTTGGAGGGCCAACTTTCCTGTCAG GTCTTTTAAAGACGTGAAGCACTTCTTTCAGCCATTAACTTTGCAATTTGAAAAGAGATGGTGGATCATGTCTAGATCGTTCACTATTCCACCTGAAGGATATTTAATGATCAGT AACAAAGGCAACGTGTGCTTGGGCATTCTTAATGGAACTGAAGTACATGATGGGTCAACTATAATATTAGGAG ACATTTCCTTACGGGGGAAGCTGATTGTGTATGATAATGTGCAACGGACAATTGGATGGACTCACTCAGACTGTAACAACCCGCAAAAAGCCACAGGTTTCCCTTTCTTCTTCTGA
- the LOC135640839 gene encoding transcription factor bHLH30-like isoform X1 — protein sequence MENQIEVPYHMVHGYGGGEGCFFSGGDASAADAVNPALPWCLTSIHSISPAHPQFAETSSGQDQQLFMYPALPPFAPPLYGDLYDNKTLTGLQFPYDGAVDSPAGSTEAGSGVGLNRFLRAQGSASSSLFGTIHAELGRLTAQEIMDAKALAASKSHSEAERRRRERINGHLAKLRSMLPNTTKTDKASLLAEVIQHVKELKRQTTEITEESPLPTEVDELTVDSTCDEDGKFIVRASLCCEDRPDLLPDLINALKALRLRVLKAEITTVGGRVKNVLAISEEQNSGDDDHQRLVTAIQEALKAVVEQTAKHDPSAGGTKRQRTASFPTIIEHSSI from the exons ATGGAGAATCAAATAGAAGTTCCATACCACATGGTTCATGGCTACGGAGGAGGTGAAGGATGCTTCTTCTCTGGAGGAGATGCAAGTGCTGCTGATGCTGTTAACCCTGCCCTACCATGGTGTCTTACTTCGATTCATTCTATCAGCCCAGCTCACCCTCAGTTCGCTGAAACCAGTTCTGGGCAAGATCAGCAGCTATTCATGTACCCTGCACTCCCTCCCTTTGCTCCTCCCCTCTACGGGGATTTGTACGATAACAAGACCTTGACAGGCTTGCAATTTCCTTATGATGGAGCGGTAGATTCGCCAGCAGGATCAACGGAAGCTGGTAGCGGTGTGGGCTTGAATAGATTTCTGCGAGCACAAGGTTCggcttcttcctctctctttgGGACCATTCATGCAGAGTTAGGGAGGTTGACTGCCCAGGAAATCATGGATGCCAAGGCCTTAGCTGCGTCCAAGAGCCACAGCGAGGCCGAGCGCAGGCGCCGCGAGCGCATCAATGGCCATCTTGCCAAGTTGCGGAGCATGCTCCCAAACACCACCAAG ACGGATAAGGCATCATTGCTAGCGGAGGTCATCCAGCATGTGAAGGAGCTGAAGCGGCAGACGACGGAGATCACCGAAGAAAGCCCGCTGCCTACCGAAGTCGACGAACTCACCGTCGACTCCACATGCGACGAAGATGGCAAGTTCATCGTCAGAGCATCGTTGTGTTGCGAAGACCGACCCGACCTGCTTCCGGACCTCATCAATGCCCTCAAAGCGCTGCGGCTTCGCGTCCTCAAGGCGGAGATCACCACGGTCGGCGGCCGCGTAAAGAACGTCCTTGCCATCTCCGAGGAACAAAACTCGGGCGATGACGACCATCAGCGGTTGGTAACAGCCATTCAGGAAGCCCTAAAGGCCGTCGTGGAGCAGACGGCGAAGCACGATCCCTCAGCTGGTGGAACGAAACGACAGCGGACGGCCAGTTTCCCTACCATAATCGAACACAGCTCCATTTAA